One window of bacterium genomic DNA carries:
- a CDS encoding diguanylate cyclase: MPSRVPSDFARKAGEILRSTKPIEVRLREFSDELSAWLGGGTVSVLLFDRDSEDFYVRTGTQRVTPGAPEFHFPAEGTLEELSLAERRPIVLSEGMRPENSRRRGTVLMFPLLSSGEPNGVLVVQAVTEEVIPAERLAAVADAAVLLSDTVGVSLREESAALRMTKIAAINEAGINIISTLDLSRLLKLVATSACLILEAETCVIRLLDPETGKYGIREYYGIKTEGEQKDLFLMDKKAVTMVLKGEPSVLVRDASQEPGWRDFAGIARTLACVPLRGDGEILGTATIFDKFPHKTFFPSSFTTEDLATFEKFLKYAEKAVVNAIAYERNDRLKNLDETTSLPTLKYFQERLLHEISRAKRFERRLVLMICEVQSHVPAGSHSRADRADWVMKQVAKAIRASLREYDIVARISEWKFGMILPEAEDGKISAIPRIKKAIAGEAEEIRRRAKDARIEVRFGHASFPEDGDDHEKMIFKSNILKG, from the coding sequence ATGCCGAGTAGGGTGCCCTCCGATTTCGCGAGAAAGGCCGGGGAGATCCTCCGGTCGACGAAGCCGATCGAGGTGCGTCTTCGGGAGTTCTCCGACGAGCTCTCCGCCTGGCTTGGCGGGGGGACCGTTTCCGTCCTCCTGTTCGACCGCGACAGCGAGGACTTCTACGTCCGGACCGGCACGCAACGCGTGACCCCGGGCGCCCCGGAGTTCCACTTCCCGGCGGAGGGAACCCTCGAGGAACTCAGTCTGGCCGAGCGTCGTCCCATCGTCCTTTCCGAGGGGATGCGGCCGGAAAACAGCCGCCGGCGCGGCACGGTCCTCATGTTCCCGCTCCTTTCCTCCGGGGAGCCCAACGGGGTTCTCGTCGTGCAGGCGGTCACCGAGGAGGTGATCCCCGCGGAGAGACTGGCGGCGGTTGCCGACGCCGCCGTCCTGCTGTCGGACACGGTGGGAGTCTCGCTGCGGGAGGAGTCCGCCGCCCTCCGGATGACCAAGATCGCCGCGATCAACGAAGCGGGGATCAACATCATCTCCACCCTCGACCTGTCCAGGCTGCTCAAGCTGGTGGCGACCTCCGCCTGCCTCATCCTCGAGGCGGAAACGTGCGTCATCCGCCTGCTCGACCCGGAAACCGGGAAGTACGGGATCCGCGAGTACTACGGGATCAAGACGGAAGGGGAGCAGAAAGACCTCTTCCTCATGGACAAGAAGGCGGTGACCATGGTGCTCAAGGGCGAGCCGTCCGTGCTTGTGCGCGACGCCTCGCAGGAGCCCGGGTGGCGGGACTTCGCCGGGATCGCCCGGACGCTCGCCTGCGTACCCCTTCGCGGGGACGGGGAGATCCTCGGGACCGCCACGATCTTCGACAAGTTTCCCCACAAGACGTTCTTTCCCTCCTCGTTCACCACCGAGGACCTCGCCACGTTCGAAAAATTCCTCAAGTACGCGGAAAAGGCGGTCGTGAACGCGATCGCCTACGAGCGGAACGACCGGCTGAAGAACCTCGACGAGACCACCTCGCTGCCCACCCTCAAGTATTTCCAGGAGCGCCTGCTGCACGAGATCAGCCGGGCGAAGCGTTTCGAGCGGCGCCTGGTCCTGATGATCTGCGAGGTTCAGTCGCACGTGCCGGCAGGGTCGCATTCCCGTGCCGATCGCGCGGATTGGGTGATGAAGCAGGTTGCGAAGGCGATCCGCGCCTCCCTTCGGGAGTACGATATCGTGGCGCGGATCAGCGAGTGGAAGTTCGGGATGATCCTGCCGGAGGCGGAGGACGGCAAGATCAGCGCGATCCCCCGGATCAAGAAGGCGATCGCGGGCGAGGCGGAGGAGATCCGGCGCCGCGCCAAGGATGCCCGGATCGAGGTGCGGTTCGGCCACGCGTCGTTCCCGGAAGACGGCGACGACCACGAGAAGATGATCTTCAAGTCGAACATCCTCAAGGGCTGA
- a CDS encoding MogA/MoaB family molybdenum cofactor biosynthesis protein encodes MIRAGVITLSDRSFCKERPDASGPAVAEMLRSLPADISQQVVIPDEIPFIRRAILHFCDALGLDLVVTTGGTGVDPRDVTPDATRGILDREIPGMAEAMRADSQKRVPTAMLSRAVVGIRGKTLIVNLPGSPGGARENLAVLLPVLPHAIGKIRGEGGDCSPSA; translated from the coding sequence GTGATCCGCGCGGGCGTGATCACCCTGTCCGACCGGTCGTTCTGCAAGGAGCGTCCCGACGCTTCCGGCCCCGCCGTGGCGGAGATGCTCCGGTCGCTTCCAGCGGACATCTCGCAGCAGGTGGTGATCCCCGACGAGATCCCCTTCATCCGCCGCGCCATTCTCCACTTCTGCGACGCGCTCGGTCTTGACCTGGTCGTGACCACCGGGGGGACTGGGGTCGATCCGCGGGATGTGACGCCGGACGCCACCCGGGGGATCCTCGACCGGGAGATTCCGGGGATGGCGGAAGCGATGCGTGCGGACAGCCAGAAACGGGTTCCGACGGCCATGCTCTCCCGCGCCGTGGTCGGGATCCGAGGGAAGACGCTGATCGTCAACTTGCCGGGGAGCCCCGGCGGCGCCAGGGAGAACCTGGCGGTGCTCCTTCCCGTCCTTCCCCACGCCATCGGCAAGATCCGCGGCGAAGGCGGCGACTGTAGCCCTTCGGCCTGA
- the larE gene encoding ATP-dependent sacrificial sulfur transferase LarE codes for MDSSADAGNAVPTPDDRRRYEALLASLRRMGSTVIAFSGGVDSSFLLYAAREAMGERVLAVTATSPTYPRAEREEAVRLARSWGVRHRLVESNELEIPGFSANPPDRCYHCKKELFGILSGIAREEGYAAVCDGSNADDTHDFRPGRRAAKELDVRSPLLDNGLTKPAIRRLSRSFDLPTADRGSFACLSSRFPYGTRIDEEALRRVEACEEVLRTRGFRQFRVRVHGAVARIEVGTDEIPRLFDAEISEAVHARFRENGFLYVSVDLKGYRTGSMNEGLPATTPGLVAGPPEDL; via the coding sequence GTGGACTCCTCTGCTGACGCCGGAAACGCAGTCCCGACGCCGGACGACCGTCGCCGCTACGAGGCGTTGCTCGCGTCGCTCCGCCGGATGGGGTCGACCGTGATCGCCTTCAGCGGCGGCGTGGACAGTTCGTTCCTTCTTTACGCGGCCAGGGAGGCGATGGGAGAGCGGGTCCTGGCCGTCACCGCCACCTCCCCGACGTATCCCCGCGCCGAGAGGGAGGAAGCGGTGCGGCTGGCGCGTTCCTGGGGGGTCCGCCACCGCCTCGTCGAATCGAACGAGCTGGAGATCCCCGGCTTCTCCGCGAACCCGCCGGACCGGTGCTACCACTGCAAGAAGGAGCTGTTCGGGATCCTTTCCGGAATCGCCCGGGAGGAGGGGTATGCGGCCGTGTGCGACGGTTCCAACGCCGACGACACGCACGACTTCCGCCCGGGACGCCGCGCCGCGAAGGAGCTCGACGTCCGCAGCCCGCTGCTCGACAACGGTCTCACCAAGCCTGCGATCCGCCGCTTGAGCCGGAGTTTCGATCTCCCCACGGCGGACCGCGGCTCGTTCGCGTGCCTCTCCTCGCGCTTCCCGTACGGAACGAGGATCGACGAGGAGGCCCTGCGGCGGGTGGAGGCGTGCGAGGAGGTGCTGCGGACGCGCGGGTTCCGGCAGTTCCGTGTCCGCGTCCACGGCGCGGTGGCGCGCATCGAAGTCGGGACGGACGAGATCCCGCGCCTCTTCGACGCGGAGATTTCCGAGGCGGTGCACGCGCGGTTCCGGGAGAACGGGTTTCTCTACGTCTCCGTGGACCTCAAGGGGTACCGCACCGGATCCATGAACGAGGGGCTTCCCGCGACGACCCCGGGCCTCGTCGCGGGACCGCCCGAAGACCTGTAG
- the fusA gene encoding elongation factor G — protein MDIQQIRNVGIIAHGGAGKTTLAEALLFNAKATDRMGKVDDGSSNFDYDPEEIRRKITINTSFHHYAWDKVEVTLADTPGYINFEADTRSCLRVLDGAVLVVNAVSGVEVQTEKMWSLARAADVPVIAFISKMDRERADPAKAVEEIADILKVPAVPVQLPIGKETEFRGVIDLFRMKALIYKGDTGEYSLQEIPADLAAEAASAREKLVESCAESDDALIEKFLEGTALTDEEIRGGFRAGVRAMRFLPILYGSALRNIAIQPVLDLVNFALPDPSYRGEVDGTNPKKKAAEKRPIAANAPFSAQVFKTLADPYAGKLSIFKIFSGTLTPDMSPLNSSKDAVERIGQILRLEGKKQKAVGSASAGEIVAVAKFKETSTGDTLCDPKAPIVFERPSAVDSVISFAVRPKTRNDEDKLGSSLARMIEEDPTLRFRKDPQTNEFILAGMGETHVEVAVEKLKRVYGVEVELRTQKIAYLETLKGKAEAQGKHKKQTGGRGQYGDCWIRLEPQPRGKGFEYVDGIVGGSIPRQYIPAVEKGIVERMSRGVIAGYPVVDVKATVFDGSFHNVDSSEMAFKIAGSLAFKKAALAAKPVLLEPITEMEVVIPEENVGDIIGDLNGRRGRVLGVDAHGKSQVVRCQVPLAEVLRYSSDLRSITSGRGQFTMKVSHYEEIPAAIAEKVIAESRKEMGEEEEE, from the coding sequence GTGGACATCCAGCAGATCCGGAACGTCGGCATCATCGCACACGGAGGAGCGGGAAAAACGACGCTCGCGGAGGCCCTTCTGTTCAATGCGAAGGCCACGGACCGGATGGGAAAGGTGGACGACGGGAGTTCCAACTTCGACTACGACCCGGAGGAGATCCGTCGGAAGATCACGATCAACACTTCCTTCCATCACTACGCCTGGGACAAGGTCGAGGTCACGCTCGCCGACACCCCCGGCTACATCAACTTCGAGGCGGACACCCGTTCCTGCCTCAGGGTGCTGGACGGCGCGGTCCTCGTCGTCAACGCCGTCTCCGGCGTGGAGGTGCAGACCGAAAAGATGTGGAGCCTGGCGCGGGCGGCGGACGTGCCGGTGATCGCATTCATCTCGAAGATGGACCGGGAGCGCGCCGATCCCGCGAAGGCGGTCGAGGAGATCGCCGACATCCTGAAGGTGCCCGCGGTGCCCGTGCAGCTCCCGATAGGGAAGGAGACGGAGTTCCGCGGCGTGATCGACCTGTTCCGGATGAAGGCGCTGATCTACAAGGGCGACACCGGCGAGTACTCCCTGCAGGAGATCCCCGCCGACCTGGCCGCCGAGGCGGCGAGCGCCCGGGAGAAGCTCGTCGAGTCGTGCGCCGAGTCCGACGACGCCCTGATCGAGAAGTTCCTCGAGGGGACCGCCCTCACCGACGAGGAGATCCGGGGAGGCTTCCGCGCGGGCGTGCGGGCGATGAGGTTCCTACCGATCCTCTACGGCTCCGCGTTGCGCAACATCGCGATCCAGCCGGTGCTCGACCTCGTCAACTTCGCCCTTCCCGATCCCTCCTACCGGGGGGAGGTCGATGGAACCAACCCGAAGAAGAAGGCGGCCGAGAAGCGCCCCATCGCGGCAAACGCGCCGTTCTCGGCCCAGGTCTTCAAGACGCTGGCGGACCCGTACGCGGGGAAGCTCTCCATCTTCAAGATCTTCTCCGGCACGCTCACGCCGGACATGTCCCCGCTGAACTCGAGCAAGGACGCGGTCGAGCGGATCGGGCAGATCCTGCGGCTGGAGGGGAAGAAGCAGAAGGCGGTCGGGTCGGCCTCCGCCGGGGAGATCGTCGCGGTGGCGAAATTCAAGGAGACCTCCACGGGGGACACCCTGTGCGATCCGAAGGCCCCGATCGTCTTCGAGCGCCCGTCCGCCGTGGACTCGGTGATCTCCTTCGCGGTCCGTCCGAAGACGCGCAACGACGAGGACAAGCTCGGCAGCTCCCTCGCCCGCATGATCGAGGAGGACCCGACCCTCCGTTTCCGCAAGGATCCGCAGACGAATGAGTTCATCCTCGCGGGCATGGGGGAGACCCACGTCGAAGTGGCCGTCGAGAAACTGAAGCGCGTCTACGGCGTCGAGGTGGAGCTGCGCACGCAGAAGATCGCCTACCTCGAGACGCTCAAGGGGAAAGCCGAAGCCCAGGGGAAGCACAAGAAGCAGACCGGCGGCCGGGGGCAGTACGGCGACTGCTGGATCCGGCTCGAGCCGCAGCCGCGCGGCAAGGGGTTCGAGTACGTGGACGGGATCGTGGGCGGGTCGATCCCGCGCCAATACATCCCAGCGGTGGAAAAGGGGATCGTGGAGCGAATGAGCCGGGGGGTCATCGCGGGATACCCGGTGGTGGACGTGAAGGCCACCGTCTTCGACGGCTCCTTCCACAACGTCGACTCCTCCGAGATGGCGTTCAAGATCGCAGGGTCCCTCGCTTTCAAGAAGGCGGCGCTGGCCGCCAAGCCGGTCCTTCTCGAGCCGATCACGGAGATGGAGGTCGTCATCCCCGAGGAAAACGTGGGGGACATCATCGGGGACCTCAACGGCCGCCGTGGCCGGGTCCTGGGCGTGGACGCCCACGGGAAGAGCCAGGTGGTCCGATGCCAGGTGCCGTTGGCGGAAGTGCTCCGATATTCGTCCGATCTTCGTTCGATTACTTCCGGCCGCGGTCAGTTTACAATGAAGGTGTCGCACTACGAGGAGATCCCCGCCGCCATCGCGGAGAAGGTGATCGCCGAGTCCAGGAAAGAGATGGGGGAAGAGGAGGAGGAGTGA
- a CDS encoding MOSC domain-containing protein: MRPPDGRIIAVCVSGKKGEKKIPVPFVTLVPEHGVDRDAHAGPWHRQVSLLAVESIGKMKAKGLSVGPGDFAENITVEGIDLTSLRPGERLRSGETLLEITQIGKECHNRCAIYYQAGDCVMPKEGVFARVLHGGTLRAGDPMEKVE; the protein is encoded by the coding sequence ATGCGTCCGCCCGACGGAAGGATCATCGCGGTTTGCGTGAGCGGAAAGAAGGGCGAGAAGAAAATTCCCGTCCCTTTCGTCACGCTCGTCCCGGAGCATGGAGTGGACCGGGATGCCCACGCGGGGCCGTGGCACCGGCAGGTGAGCCTGCTGGCGGTGGAAAGCATCGGGAAGATGAAGGCGAAGGGGCTCTCTGTCGGGCCGGGCGACTTCGCCGAAAACATCACCGTCGAGGGGATCGACCTGACGTCCCTTCGGCCGGGGGAGCGCCTCCGGTCGGGAGAGACGCTGCTCGAGATCACGCAGATCGGGAAAGAGTGCCACAACCGGTGCGCCATCTACTACCAGGCGGGCGACTGCGTCATGCCGAAGGAGGGGGTCTTCGCCCGGGTTCTCCACGGCGGGACGTTGCGTGCGGGCGACCCGATGGAAAAGGTCGAGTGA
- a CDS encoding biotin--[acetyl-CoA-carboxylase] ligase, translating to MEDRIGEREVREALRPGFPWNGPVCLDVTDSTNRVAMEMAGNGAPHGTVVIADAQTAGRGRMGRRWESPAGKNLYVSLLLRPPVPTVDAPRLAIVAGVALADAVESVGVPASLKWPNDLYCEGRKAAGILAEMASDPDGVRHVVIGVGLNVNVEEGEFPQDLRGTATSLRICAGRTFRRVDVLARLLGAFGVRYAEFLGGGFSSIRDGWDRRDFLRGRSILLRRQGGEGWGTADGLDTVGALRFLPDGGAGIESVHSGEILDFRR from the coding sequence ATGGAGGACCGGATCGGCGAGAGGGAGGTCCGCGAAGCTCTTCGGCCCGGCTTCCCGTGGAACGGGCCGGTGTGCCTCGACGTGACCGACAGCACGAACCGGGTCGCGATGGAGATGGCGGGAAACGGCGCGCCGCACGGGACCGTCGTGATCGCCGATGCGCAGACCGCGGGCAGGGGACGGATGGGCCGCCGGTGGGAGTCTCCCGCGGGGAAGAACCTGTACGTCTCCCTGCTCCTACGCCCCCCGGTTCCGACCGTCGATGCGCCGCGGCTTGCCATTGTGGCCGGCGTCGCCCTCGCCGACGCGGTCGAGTCGGTCGGCGTTCCCGCGTCGCTCAAGTGGCCGAACGACCTGTATTGCGAAGGACGGAAGGCGGCGGGGATCCTCGCGGAGATGGCCTCCGACCCGGACGGCGTTCGCCACGTCGTGATCGGCGTGGGGCTCAACGTGAACGTGGAGGAGGGCGAATTCCCTCAGGATCTCCGCGGCACGGCGACGTCCCTCCGGATCTGCGCGGGGAGGACGTTCCGGCGGGTCGACGTCCTCGCCCGGCTGCTCGGCGCGTTCGGGGTGCGGTACGCGGAATTCCTCGGGGGCGGATTCTCCTCGATCCGCGACGGGTGGGACCGGCGGGACTTCCTCCGGGGGCGGAGCATCCTTCTTCGGCGGCAGGGCGGAGAGGGGTGGGGAACCGCGGACGGGCTCGACACGGTCGGGGCGCTCCGTTTCCTCCCCGACGGCGGCGCGGGGATCGAGTCGGTGCACAGCGGAGAGATCCTGGACTTCCGGCGATGA
- a CDS encoding type III pantothenate kinase, producing MLLVIDVGNTNTVLGIYEGETLLHHWRVWTDREKTSDEYGILLRNLYDASDFSSREIKAIIIASVVPPLTPTIMELCERYFGLTPMIVGPGIKTGISIKMDNPKEVGADRIVNAVAVFAKHHRPAIVVDFGTATTFDYVSSTGDYMGGVIAPGVNISAEALFRQASKLPRIEIAKPATVIGKNTVAAMQSGLFYGYVAMVEGIIERIRKEVRLDPLVVATGGLARTIAAETPKIHVIDENLTLEGLRIIYERNLS from the coding sequence ATGCTACTGGTGATCGACGTGGGGAACACGAACACCGTCCTCGGGATCTACGAGGGGGAGACGCTTCTCCACCACTGGCGGGTGTGGACCGACCGGGAAAAGACGAGCGACGAGTACGGGATCCTCCTGCGGAACCTCTATGACGCGAGCGATTTCTCCTCGCGCGAGATCAAGGCGATCATCATCGCTTCCGTGGTTCCTCCGCTCACACCTACTATAATGGAGCTGTGCGAGCGGTACTTCGGGTTGACGCCGATGATCGTCGGCCCCGGGATCAAGACGGGGATCTCCATCAAGATGGACAACCCCAAGGAGGTCGGGGCGGACCGGATCGTCAACGCCGTGGCGGTGTTCGCGAAGCACCATCGGCCCGCCATCGTCGTCGATTTCGGAACGGCCACCACCTTCGACTATGTGTCTTCGACAGGGGACTACATGGGCGGCGTGATCGCCCCCGGGGTGAACATCTCCGCGGAGGCGCTCTTCCGGCAGGCCTCGAAGCTTCCCCGGATCGAGATCGCCAAGCCCGCCACGGTCATCGGGAAGAACACGGTGGCCGCCATGCAGTCGGGGCTCTTCTACGGGTATGTCGCGATGGTCGAGGGGATCATCGAAAGGATCCGGAAGGAGGTACGCCTCGACCCCCTGGTGGTCGCCACCGGGGGGCTCGCGCGGACGATCGCCGCCGAGACGCCAAAAATCCACGTAATTGATGAGAATTTGACTCTGGAGGGGCTGCGTATTATATACGAGAGGAACCTTTCCTGA